A window of the Actinomycetota bacterium genome harbors these coding sequences:
- a CDS encoding bifunctional precorrin-2 dehydrogenase/sirohydrochlorin ferrochelatase — MAEEYTSPYYPVFLDLHNRLAVVVGGGTVAGRKIETLLRYGADVVVIAPLATPGIDALVAEGRIEHEERGYIRGDLAGAFIVICATDDTEVNRAVYQEAEGMGCLVNVVDVPELCNFIVPSIVQRGPLQIAISTAGAAPTVAKRLRKRLESEFGDEWGAYVTLLAEVRSLVMARIPGDEEDRKPIFEAMADSDLFDRVASGAAPSAEDVFREFALGESAPHQKG; from the coding sequence GTGGCCGAGGAGTACACGAGCCCCTATTACCCGGTCTTCCTTGACCTTCACAACCGCCTCGCGGTCGTGGTGGGTGGTGGAACCGTGGCCGGGCGCAAGATCGAGACGCTGCTGCGCTATGGCGCGGACGTTGTCGTCATCGCCCCGCTCGCGACGCCGGGGATCGACGCGCTCGTTGCCGAAGGGCGCATCGAGCACGAGGAACGTGGCTACATCCGCGGCGACCTGGCCGGTGCCTTCATCGTGATCTGTGCGACCGACGATACCGAGGTCAACCGCGCTGTTTATCAGGAGGCCGAGGGAATGGGCTGCCTCGTGAACGTGGTAGACGTGCCGGAGCTGTGCAACTTCATCGTGCCATCTATCGTGCAGCGCGGCCCGCTGCAGATTGCGATCTCCACCGCGGGGGCCGCACCGACTGTGGCCAAGCGACTTCGCAAGCGCCTTGAGAGCGAGTTCGGCGATGAGTGGGGCGCCTACGTGACGCTGCTCGCCGAGGTCCGCTCGCTCGTGATGGCGCGCATCCCCGGTGACGAAGAGGATCGCAAGCCGATCTTCGAGGCCATGGCCGACTCTGACTTGTTCGACCGCGTCGCCAGCGGTGCAGCGCCGAGCGCCGAGGATGTCTTCCGCGAGTTCGCCCTTGGCGAGTCCGCACCCCACCAGAAGGGCTGA
- a CDS encoding quinate 5-dehydrogenase: MSVSIGSSKRDHSVEIELLGEQFRISRIGTDGDLDRAAAKFAELKDHVDAFGMGGIDIYLRAAGHKYFFREAKKLKKAAGDTPIVDGSGLKGAVEASVPGYLTGELGLDLRGKRVLMTSAVDRWGMAEGLRDAGCEMVFGDLIYALGVPFPIRTWRSLVVLVRVLTPLVSQLPFSWLYPTGSEQNKEPKPNPRMEKIYRWADIIAGDWQYVKKYMPADMSGKWVITNTTTPEDVELCRAKGIELLVTSTPRLEGRSFGTNVIEATMVALKGASGELPAEEYMTLLRQVGFVPDVQWLQRAAGQ; the protein is encoded by the coding sequence GTGAGCGTCAGCATAGGCTCCTCCAAGCGAGACCACTCGGTCGAGATCGAGCTCCTTGGCGAACAGTTCCGCATCAGCCGTATCGGCACCGATGGTGATCTGGACCGGGCCGCCGCCAAGTTCGCCGAGCTGAAAGACCATGTCGACGCATTTGGCATGGGCGGTATCGACATCTATCTGCGAGCCGCAGGGCACAAGTACTTTTTCCGTGAGGCCAAGAAGCTCAAGAAGGCGGCCGGGGACACCCCGATCGTTGACGGCAGCGGCCTCAAGGGCGCGGTCGAGGCGAGCGTCCCGGGCTACCTGACCGGCGAGCTCGGGCTCGACCTGCGCGGCAAGCGCGTGCTTATGACGAGCGCCGTCGACCGTTGGGGCATGGCTGAGGGACTGCGTGACGCGGGCTGCGAGATGGTCTTTGGCGATCTGATCTACGCGCTGGGCGTGCCGTTCCCGATACGCACCTGGCGTTCGCTCGTGGTGCTCGTGCGCGTGCTCACGCCGCTCGTGTCTCAGCTTCCGTTCTCCTGGCTCTACCCGACCGGCAGCGAGCAGAACAAGGAGCCCAAGCCCAACCCGCGCATGGAGAAGATCTACCGTTGGGCCGACATCATCGCTGGTGACTGGCAGTACGTGAAGAAGTACATGCCCGCGGACATGAGCGGCAAATGGGTCATCACGAACACGACGACGCCGGAAGACGTCGAGCTGTGCCGCGCCAAAGGCATCGAGCTGCTCGTCACGAGCACGCCGCGTCTCGAAGGGCGCAGCTTCGGCACGAACGTCATCGAGGCTACGATGGTCGCCCTCAAGGGTGCTTCCGGCGAGCTTCCTGCCGAGGAGTACATGACGCTTCTGCGCCAGGTCGGATTCGTTCCCGATGTGCAGTGGTTGCAGCGTGCCGCGGGGCAGTGA
- a CDS encoding heme exporter protein CcmB, whose amino-acid sequence MTKQAGSAPSTSAAAPRGLSARQFRAILRKDIVMEMRTKEMVTSMALYAVLTMVIYQVALSQSGSAFDPRQIAAGLLWLAFVFTSMLGLNRSLVHEKDQGCLEALLLSPVDRPIIFFAKATGNLIFLGIVEVLTVPFFAFMFLQGSAFGGEWWMIPLVLMAGSIGIAGIGTLLATMSVNTSGKDFVLTVLMVPLMYPLLLAAVSATTAAILGGDGSVQQFWQGMGLVAGYDAIMLLAAFGLYEFVIGA is encoded by the coding sequence ATGACCAAGCAGGCCGGCAGCGCGCCCTCGACCTCGGCCGCCGCACCTCGCGGGCTTTCCGCCCGTCAGTTCCGCGCGATACTGCGCAAAGACATCGTCATGGAGATGCGCACCAAGGAGATGGTCACCTCGATGGCACTGTACGCCGTGCTCACGATGGTTATCTATCAGGTCGCGCTCTCTCAGTCCGGCTCGGCCTTCGACCCGCGCCAGATCGCGGCGGGCCTGCTTTGGCTGGCGTTCGTGTTCACATCCATGCTCGGTCTGAACCGCTCGCTCGTGCACGAGAAGGACCAGGGCTGCCTCGAGGCACTGCTGCTCTCCCCGGTCGACCGGCCGATCATCTTCTTCGCCAAGGCGACCGGCAACCTGATCTTCCTTGGCATCGTCGAGGTGCTCACCGTGCCGTTCTTCGCATTCATGTTCTTGCAGGGGAGCGCCTTCGGCGGCGAGTGGTGGATGATTCCGCTGGTGCTCATGGCGGGCTCCATCGGTATCGCGGGCATCGGCACACTACTCGCTACCATGTCGGTGAACACGAGCGGCAAGGACTTCGTTCTCACGGTGCTCATGGTGCCGCTCATGTACCCGCTTCTGCTTGCGGCGGTCTCGGCCACGACTGCCGCTATTCTCGGAGGCGACGGGTCGGTGCAGCAGTTCTGGCAGGGCATGGGGCTTGTGGCGGGATACGATGCCATCATGTTGCTCGCAGCCTTTGGACTCTACGAGTTCGTCATCGGCGCGTAG
- a CDS encoding cytochrome c maturation protein CcmE: MNKRARMRLIGVTAIVLIAVIAVFFGAQSQGAYYREVSEVAGSSEFDGERIKVGGSVVEGSWDKKSNPMRFEIREENATGGPTLKVVYSGSVPSTFGDGVVAIMTGTLSSDGVLDADDMLTKCPSKYESATDATTVASVLAMGETAVGKPMKLTGYVIAATIQPPGDSVRFSIANAAGETRGIDVFYDGALPAGMTDGSHVVIGGSLDSAGVFDATTVAMSEESK, translated from the coding sequence GTGAACAAACGGGCACGAATGCGCCTTATCGGCGTCACGGCGATTGTCCTGATCGCGGTCATCGCGGTCTTTTTCGGAGCCCAGTCTCAGGGCGCCTACTATCGCGAGGTCAGCGAGGTCGCCGGCAGCAGCGAATTCGATGGCGAGCGCATCAAGGTCGGCGGCTCGGTCGTCGAAGGCTCCTGGGACAAGAAGTCCAACCCGATGCGCTTCGAGATCCGCGAGGAGAACGCCACCGGCGGCCCCACCCTGAAAGTCGTCTACAGCGGAAGCGTTCCCTCGACGTTCGGCGACGGGGTCGTCGCCATCATGACCGGCACGCTCAGTTCCGATGGCGTGCTGGACGCCGATGACATGCTCACCAAGTGCCCGTCCAAGTACGAGTCCGCGACGGACGCCACTACGGTCGCTTCTGTTCTTGCTATGGGAGAGACCGCTGTTGGCAAGCCGATGAAGCTAACCGGCTACGTCATTGCAGCCACCATCCAGCCGCCTGGCGACAGCGTGCGCTTCTCCATCGCGAATGCTGCAGGAGAGACACGGGGCATCGACGTCTTCTACGACGGGGCTCTGCCCGCAGGCATGACAGACGGTTCGCACGTAGTCATCGGCGGATCGCTCGATAGCGCTGGCGTGTTCGATGCCACGACGGTGGCCATGTCCGAGGAGAGCAAGTAG
- the ccsA gene encoding cytochrome c biogenesis protein CcsA has product MKQLRIALGMLLLGGVLTTVAFFMAFFTAEVPSFGTVSVPNALDTARPLVNQTAGGFHYGIAWFSQKIFYFHVPVAEASFLVFAVAAYFAVRFLMTRRREYDTKGRIAMETALVFTVLTMITGVLWTRASWSVWWEWEPRLTTYFIMTLLIIAYFVLRNSIEDEERRAVYGAVFALIAVIDVPISFLVTRILPSSHPVVFTEGGIATSQLVPFIVAQVGMLLVGYTIYVVRMSEERFRERLEAVKETLGS; this is encoded by the coding sequence GTGAAACAGCTCAGGATTGCGCTTGGGATGCTGCTCCTTGGCGGGGTGCTCACGACGGTGGCCTTCTTCATGGCCTTCTTCACCGCCGAGGTGCCGAGCTTCGGGACGGTGTCAGTCCCGAACGCGCTCGACACCGCGCGGCCGCTCGTGAACCAGACCGCCGGGGGCTTTCACTATGGCATCGCCTGGTTCAGCCAGAAGATCTTCTACTTCCACGTGCCGGTGGCCGAGGCGTCGTTCCTCGTGTTTGCCGTCGCGGCGTACTTCGCGGTGCGCTTCCTCATGACGCGCCGTCGCGAATACGACACGAAGGGTCGCATCGCCATGGAGACCGCGCTCGTGTTCACGGTGCTCACGATGATCACCGGAGTGCTGTGGACGCGCGCGTCGTGGAGCGTTTGGTGGGAGTGGGAGCCGCGCCTGACGACGTACTTCATCATGACGCTGCTCATCATCGCCTACTTCGTCTTGCGCAACTCAATCGAGGACGAGGAGCGTCGCGCGGTCTACGGCGCGGTCTTCGCGCTCATTGCCGTCATCGACGTGCCGATCTCGTTCCTCGTTACGCGCATCCTTCCTTCGAGCCACCCCGTGGTGTTCACCGAGGGGGGAATCGCGACTTCACAACTCGTGCCCTTCATCGTGGCCCAGGTCGGTATGTTGCTGGTCGGCTACACGATCTACGTCGTACGTATGTCCGAGGAGCGGTTCCGTGAGCGCCTCGAGGCAGTCAAGGAGACACTCGGAAGCTAG
- a CDS encoding cytochrome c-type biogenesis CcmF C-terminal domain-containing protein, translating to MTTLGNVLMALALVSGFVSVISLFWGRAMGSKEGEPVTNVGYLSTYAIFAGLTGSVAVLLAAFFRQDFTFMYVAENHSTDVSSISWLYKISGVWAGREGSLLFWAWLLAIFAAYVAWRRMSETDELSNMSLAVLNIVQLFFLVSLFVSANNPFRVSPAEWLGANGELLIGEIGMNPLLQHWAMIIHPPTLFIGYAGLAVPFAFAIGALIVGDSSKRWVVLVDRITVFSWLFLGIGIGLGAIWAYVVLGWGGFWAWDPVENASLLPWLTGVGLLHSFTVYRRRGGFKKWAVMMATISFVLVILGTFITRSGVLADVSVHSFAKDPWSLGIFLAMMVLAMAAGVIGLAVRSKEFEGADEFESLTSKESSYYFNNVIMLVSAIVVALLTLSPAFGGKAFGPETYNALAHPLGIIYVAIMAVCPLLSWRKTLGPAFWAKAKWPVVSTAVLSAGLLAIWYTEMLPILQKNGSANPWEPPSLIMIYSIVGLVVGAFAVSVAAFLFIEGARRRAAAKGESFGGALWQIVSRARTQSGGYLTHLGIGIILIGLVGSTMFVDDIKTTVENKPGATFEAGVYTFTFEGLEEQNLPNGDVVTEATFLLDKDGKPAGTVKPGQISFYRQGQTKLQADVTVEPLHDVFVVLEGADENTLSLNVKINPLISWAWFGFVLTILGTGLASYPKKQLAA from the coding sequence ATGACAACGCTCGGGAACGTGCTCATGGCACTCGCTTTGGTGAGTGGGTTCGTCTCCGTGATATCGCTGTTTTGGGGACGCGCGATGGGAAGCAAGGAGGGCGAGCCGGTCACGAACGTGGGATACCTGTCCACGTACGCGATCTTCGCCGGCCTAACGGGCAGTGTAGCGGTACTGCTGGCCGCCTTCTTCCGACAGGACTTCACTTTCATGTACGTCGCCGAGAATCATTCGACCGACGTCTCCAGTATCTCCTGGCTGTACAAGATCTCTGGTGTGTGGGCGGGACGCGAGGGCTCGCTGCTGTTCTGGGCGTGGCTGCTCGCGATCTTTGCGGCCTACGTCGCATGGCGGCGCATGTCCGAAACCGATGAGCTGTCGAACATGTCTCTCGCCGTACTCAATATCGTGCAGCTGTTCTTCCTCGTGTCGCTGTTCGTGAGTGCCAACAACCCCTTCCGGGTGTCTCCGGCGGAGTGGCTTGGGGCCAATGGCGAGCTGCTCATCGGCGAGATCGGCATGAACCCGCTACTCCAACACTGGGCGATGATCATCCATCCGCCGACGCTCTTCATCGGTTATGCGGGCCTCGCCGTGCCGTTCGCTTTTGCGATAGGCGCGCTGATCGTCGGCGACTCGTCCAAGCGCTGGGTCGTGCTCGTCGACCGCATAACCGTCTTCTCGTGGCTGTTCCTCGGCATCGGTATCGGTCTGGGCGCCATCTGGGCCTACGTCGTGCTCGGGTGGGGCGGCTTCTGGGCCTGGGATCCGGTCGAGAACGCCTCGCTGCTTCCGTGGCTGACCGGCGTGGGTCTGCTGCACAGCTTCACGGTCTACCGCCGTCGTGGCGGGTTCAAGAAGTGGGCCGTCATGATGGCGACGATCAGCTTCGTGCTCGTAATCCTGGGCACGTTCATCACGCGTTCCGGCGTGCTGGCTGACGTCTCGGTTCACTCGTTTGCCAAGGACCCCTGGTCGCTCGGCATCTTCCTCGCGATGATGGTGCTCGCCATGGCTGCCGGCGTCATCGGTCTGGCCGTACGCTCGAAGGAGTTCGAGGGTGCCGACGAGTTCGAGTCGCTTACCTCCAAGGAGAGTTCGTACTACTTCAACAACGTGATCATGCTTGTGTCGGCCATCGTCGTGGCACTGCTCACTTTGTCGCCGGCGTTCGGCGGCAAGGCCTTCGGGCCGGAGACCTACAACGCGCTGGCCCACCCGCTCGGCATCATCTATGTCGCGATCATGGCCGTCTGCCCACTGCTGTCATGGCGCAAGACTCTGGGTCCGGCGTTCTGGGCCAAGGCCAAGTGGCCTGTCGTGAGCACCGCGGTGCTGTCGGCCGGGTTGCTCGCTATCTGGTACACGGAGATGCTGCCGATCCTTCAGAAGAACGGCTCCGCCAATCCGTGGGAGCCGCCCTCGCTGATAATGATCTACTCGATAGTCGGGCTTGTCGTGGGCGCGTTCGCGGTCTCGGTCGCGGCGTTCCTGTTCATCGAGGGTGCCCGCCGTCGCGCGGCGGCCAAGGGAGAGAGCTTCGGCGGAGCGCTGTGGCAGATCGTGAGCCGGGCTCGAACGCAGTCTGGCGGCTACCTCACGCACCTCGGCATCGGCATCATCCTGATCGGCCTCGTGGGCTCGACCATGTTCGTCGACGACATCAAGACGACGGTGGAGAACAAGCCGGGCGCGACCTTCGAGGCCGGGGTCTACACCTTCACGTTCGAGGGGTTGGAGGAGCAGAACCTGCCCAACGGCGACGTGGTCACCGAGGCGACATTCTTGCTTGACAAGGACGGCAAGCCTGCCGGGACGGTCAAGCCGGGCCAGATCTCCTTCTACCGCCAGGGCCAGACTAAGCTCCAAGCCGACGTCACCGTCGAGCCGCTCCACGATGTCTTCGTCGTGCTCGAAGGCGCCGACGAGAACACGCTGTCTCTGAACGTCAAGATCAACCCGCTCATCAGCTGGGCGTGGTTCGGTTTCGTGCTGACTATCCTCGGCACGGGGCTGGCGTCGTATCCTAAGAAGCAGCTTGCTGCCTGA
- a CDS encoding type III pantothenate kinase: MILAVDVGNTQTVLGLFGEGGLDGHWRVSTTPSLTSDELRVQIGILLAEEGSGWSDVERVVVSSVVPRLTAAYEEIAQQATGRAPMVVGPGLKTGMPIRYDNPHEVGADRIVNGVAAFESHGGPVVVVDFGTATTIDVIAEDGGYIGGVIAPGVETSAEALFSKAARLSKVDLEAPDRVIGTNTRASVQSGLMLGEAAMIDGLVRRVWLEIGTETPVIATGGLAPRMAPLCDTVTDVDVDLTLKGLMIIYARNA, from the coding sequence ATGATTCTCGCGGTCGACGTTGGAAACACGCAGACCGTCCTTGGCCTGTTCGGCGAGGGCGGCCTCGACGGCCACTGGCGGGTCTCCACCACTCCTTCGCTCACCTCCGACGAACTCCGCGTCCAGATCGGAATCCTGCTCGCCGAGGAAGGCTCCGGCTGGTCCGACGTCGAGCGGGTCGTGGTCTCTTCGGTCGTGCCCCGTCTTACTGCGGCATACGAGGAGATCGCGCAGCAGGCAACCGGTCGAGCACCGATGGTCGTAGGCCCCGGGCTCAAGACCGGCATGCCGATACGCTACGACAATCCTCACGAGGTCGGGGCGGACCGTATCGTCAACGGCGTCGCCGCCTTTGAGTCCCACGGCGGACCCGTCGTCGTGGTCGACTTCGGGACCGCTACCACCATCGACGTGATAGCCGAGGACGGTGGCTACATCGGCGGGGTGATCGCGCCCGGCGTCGAAACAAGCGCCGAGGCGCTCTTCTCAAAGGCGGCCCGGCTCTCAAAGGTCGATCTCGAGGCGCCGGATCGTGTCATCGGCACGAACACACGTGCTTCGGTGCAGTCCGGGCTAATGCTCGGGGAGGCCGCCATGATCGATGGGCTGGTGCGGCGCGTATGGCTCGAGATCGGAACTGAGACGCCGGTCATCGCGACCGGCGGACTTGCGCCTCGGATGGCGCCACTGTGCGATACGGTGACCGACGTGGACGTAGACCTCACGCTCAAGGGGCTCATGATCATCTACGCGCGCAACGCCTGA
- the ccsA gene encoding cytochrome c biogenesis protein CcsA, with amino-acid sequence MEQAAVLSGWIALALLIGATVLYAYQFVTKRAAFSWWARFLTGAGFLTLTASIGLRSRVTGGTVLTGPYNTIVLLGWALLLVYFVVEHLIKIKTYGTFLVPAAVGLLIIAQFLSGATPKGLSAEELSLLDSWRVGIHVALITFANAGFAIGGAASLLYIIQDSQLKQHKTTVLFRRLPSLAKTQTLARRPIVLGFPLYTAGMLLGMIRAIETDVQGWWADPRIMMSGVVWLCFCAYLVLLYRHGASRRTTSYIAVAGLVFVIVLAVIARMLPVGFHVFAL; translated from the coding sequence GTGGAACAGGCAGCGGTTCTGAGTGGCTGGATCGCGCTCGCGCTCCTAATCGGCGCGACCGTACTCTATGCGTACCAGTTCGTGACCAAGCGCGCGGCCTTTTCATGGTGGGCGCGGTTTCTCACGGGCGCGGGCTTCCTGACCCTGACCGCGTCGATCGGTCTTCGCTCACGCGTCACCGGCGGCACGGTGCTAACCGGCCCGTACAACACCATCGTTCTGCTTGGTTGGGCGCTGTTGCTCGTGTACTTCGTGGTCGAGCACCTCATCAAGATCAAGACCTACGGCACCTTCCTGGTTCCGGCTGCGGTCGGACTGCTGATAATCGCGCAGTTCCTTTCGGGAGCCACTCCCAAGGGCCTGTCAGCCGAGGAACTCTCGCTGCTCGACAGCTGGCGCGTCGGTATCCACGTGGCGCTTATCACATTCGCCAACGCGGGCTTCGCCATCGGAGGCGCGGCGTCGCTGCTCTACATCATCCAGGACTCTCAGCTCAAGCAGCACAAGACGACCGTGCTCTTCCGCCGCCTGCCGTCGCTCGCGAAGACGCAGACGCTTGCCCGCCGTCCCATCGTGCTCGGGTTCCCGCTGTACACGGCGGGGATGCTCCTCGGCATGATTCGTGCCATCGAAACCGATGTGCAGGGCTGGTGGGCAGACCCGCGCATCATGATGTCGGGCGTGGTTTGGCTGTGCTTCTGCGCCTACCTGGTACTTCTGTACCGCCACGGCGCGTCGCGCCGGACGACGTCCTACATCGCGGTCGCCGGCCTCGTGTTCGTGATCGTGCTTGCCGTCATTGCTCGCATGCTGCCTGTCGGCTTCCACGTCTTCGCGCTCTAG
- a CDS encoding transcriptional regulator: protein MRLFRIGDKVISREKLFDALEEILEDREAGATQEEVARAKGVQRSFVSFLESIGEVRRGARIALVGFPIENAEEVKELAERLAIDFVLVVSQAERESIEAGSATEVFNRLLETLATLRDYDVIVLMASDWRIELIERILGREIIGIPLGHSPIREDKRVDIAELERLLAGILAARGARPRSGRVSSALREAAERAGRWNSSKRS, encoded by the coding sequence ATGCGGCTGTTTCGCATCGGGGACAAGGTCATCAGCCGCGAGAAGCTCTTTGATGCGCTCGAGGAGATCCTCGAGGACCGCGAGGCCGGCGCAACCCAGGAGGAAGTCGCGCGCGCAAAGGGCGTACAGCGCAGCTTCGTCTCGTTCCTTGAGTCGATCGGCGAGGTGCGTCGGGGAGCCCGCATCGCACTCGTCGGCTTTCCTATCGAGAACGCCGAGGAGGTCAAGGAGCTCGCAGAGCGTCTCGCCATCGACTTCGTGCTCGTGGTCTCGCAGGCTGAGCGGGAGAGCATCGAGGCAGGCTCGGCTACCGAGGTCTTCAACCGGCTGCTCGAGACGCTTGCGACCCTGCGTGACTACGACGTCATAGTGCTCATGGCCAGCGACTGGCGCATCGAGCTCATCGAGCGAATCCTCGGGCGGGAGATCATCGGCATCCCGCTCGGGCACTCTCCGATTCGCGAAGACAAGCGCGTGGACATCGCCGAGCTCGAGCGATTGCTTGCCGGCATACTGGCGGCGCGCGGCGCGCGGCCCCGAAGCGGGCGTGTAAGCTCCGCGCTACGCGAAGCCGCCGAGCGTGCTGGGAGGTGGAACTCATCAAAGAGGTCGTGA
- a CDS encoding ABC transporter ATP-binding protein, whose product MGDACTETAVEVRELTRTFGVRKALDSVSFELPRGAFLSVFGPNGAGKTTLVKVLTTLMAPSKGAARICDLDVVEDAVALRSRIGLISHNPLLYPDLSAEENLLFFAEMYGVENASDRVRELLVAVELDHRRLDPTRTFSRGMLQRLSIARALLHRPDVLFLDEPYSGLDPHAMDIFDNLIAQIRADHTFVMISHDLAKGLELCSHALILAKGKVVLSEPKSGLDEAEFAATYRSTVGMGVA is encoded by the coding sequence ATGGGCGACGCCTGCACGGAGACCGCCGTCGAGGTCCGGGAACTGACCCGGACCTTTGGCGTGCGCAAAGCGCTCGACAGCGTGAGCTTCGAGCTGCCGCGCGGCGCGTTTCTCTCGGTCTTCGGTCCCAACGGTGCCGGCAAGACCACGCTCGTCAAGGTGCTCACGACGCTCATGGCGCCGAGCAAGGGCGCTGCGCGCATCTGCGACCTGGACGTCGTTGAGGACGCGGTCGCGCTGCGCAGCCGCATAGGGCTTATCAGCCATAACCCGCTGCTGTACCCCGATCTCTCCGCCGAGGAGAATCTGTTGTTCTTTGCGGAGATGTACGGAGTCGAGAACGCGTCAGATCGGGTGCGCGAGCTGCTCGTCGCGGTCGAGCTCGACCACCGCAGGCTCGACCCTACGCGCACGTTCTCGCGCGGCATGCTGCAGCGTCTCTCCATCGCTCGCGCGCTTCTGCATCGCCCGGACGTGCTCTTTCTCGACGAGCCGTACTCGGGGCTCGACCCGCACGCGATGGACATCTTCGACAACCTCATCGCGCAGATCCGCGCCGATCACACCTTCGTGATGATCAGCCACGACCTCGCGAAAGGCCTCGAGCTTTGCAGCCACGCGCTCATTCTTGCCAAGGGCAAGGTCGTGCTCTCCGAGCCCAAGAGCGGGCTCGATGAGGCCGAGTTCGCCGCCACCTACCGCTCCACCGTAGGAATGGGGGTGGCGTAG
- the ccmD gene encoding heme exporter protein CcmD, with the protein MDATNAELYKLAMADAPYVIAAYGILWAALIGYVSMVLRRAMRLEKEIAVLEESVARRGAAE; encoded by the coding sequence ATGGACGCAACGAATGCAGAGCTCTACAAGCTGGCAATGGCGGATGCGCCCTACGTGATCGCCGCGTACGGCATCTTGTGGGCGGCACTCATTGGCTATGTAAGCATGGTGCTTCGCCGTGCTATGCGCCTCGAGAAGGAGATCGCGGTGCTCGAGGAATCTGTTGCGCGTCGCGGCGCCGCTGAGTAG